In Papio anubis isolate 15944 chromosome 20, Panubis1.0, whole genome shotgun sequence, the genomic window acaccccaacctGGTTTCACTTCTCCTTCCCCTTGGCCAGAAATAACTGGCCAGGTGGCTGGACCAGGGTGGCAGTAGGGGGGGACCTCtggggagggcagtggccggGGGGAGGGGGAGTGGAGGCCAGCTGGAATGGGGAGGTTGCCACCTCCTCCTGTCTGTCAATTCTGATTGAGGTGCTAGTACAGCTAACTGTTCCGAGCCAGGGAAGGGGCTTCTGGCTTCCCTTGGTGATGGAATCTCCCAGCACTGCATGGTGGGAATCCCCTGGTTTGAGCGAGCTCCCCGGGGCTGGACACCAGGGTTCCTCCTCTTGGGAGGGAATTAAAATCCTTCACGTGGCACTTGACCCTCGGTGAGCTTTTGGTCAGTGTTGGCTGCAGGGCTTAATCCAAACCTAATTTCCAGCCCCCACCCCTTGCCCTCCTGAGACTTTTGAGAAGGAATTATTTAGGGTTGGGCCAGGGAGGGTCTGGTGGTGGGAAAGAGGAGGGGCTTGTGACTGATTGAATCGGCTTTAGAGTTGGAGCATGGAGAGTGGCCTGGCGAGTGAGCGAGCGAGCGAGGGAGCGAGGGTCTGTGATAGAATTGCTGGAACAAAACACTGCAGGGCTTGGAGAATCGTGGGCACCTTGGTTTCACAGGCTCTGCAGTTTGAGCGCTTATGTGGACCTAAGCTCTCAACCATTCCCCAAGCGAGGTCACAACCACTCTTGAAAGGGAGGGGATCTCTAGGGTCCCTGAATTCTAGCAACTGAGGCACATAGAGGACTatgtcttgcccaaggtcacacaactagggAGCAGAGAAGTCTGAATTTGAGTGCAGGCCAGGCCTGTGTTCTTGACCCGGGACTGGTTGTATCACAAAGGTTGTCTCATCCAAGACTCTAGAATTTGAAAAATGGAAAGGCTAGTTCAGTTAGGAAGTGTCCTCTGAGAGTACCCCGAAGGTCCAGATAAAAATCCAAGTTCAGGTTTGGGGGCTCTCAATTTGAGATCCATGTAGAGGGTGGGGAACCCAGGTCACTACCACCTGTTTACTATGTGGCCGCTAAGCTTTCTCTGTAGCTAtccccattattattattattattattttgaggcggagtcttactctgtcacccatgctggaggctgtggcacaatctcagctcactgcaacctccgcctcccaggttcaagtgattcggcCTCAgccctccaggtagctgggactacaggcgtgtaccaccatggctggcgagtttttgtatttttggtagagacagggtttcaccatgttgaccaggcttagtgtgtcaaaatcctgacctcaggtgatccgcctgtctcggcctcctgaagtgctggaattacaggcatgagccaccacgcccagctatctcaattactttaaaaattatttttattaaaccaaaattcctttttttttttttttttttttttttgagacagaatgtcgcttttgtcacccaggctggagtgcagtggtagaatcttggctcactgcaacctctgcctcttgggttcaagcgattctcctgccttaacctcccaagtggctgggattacaggtgcccgtcaccacgcctggctattttgtatttttagtaaagacagggtttcatcgtgttggccaggctgatttcaaacccctgacctcaagagatccacccgcttcagcctcccaaagtgctgggattacagatgtgagccactgcccccggcctaaaccaaaaatcttattaaaaaacCTCTGTTCccagccggacatggtggctcatgcctgtaatcccagcactttgaggggctgggGTGAAAGGATTACTTCAGGCCGtaagttcaagaatagcctgggcaacgtggcagagccccgtctctttaaaaaatgctaaattaaaaatttaaagcaaataaaagcaaGCCTCTGTTCtgccctctccccctcccccagcagtCTGGATTGAAATCCCAGCTTTACCCCTTCCAAGCTGTGCCGCCCTGGGAAaatgcctctctgtgcctcagttttcctgtctgGAAAATGGTGATCTTATTTTCCTGTCCTGAGGGAAAGCTGGGCTATGAGCCATGGCTCAGCACCTAGCATGTAGGAAGCGCTCACTGAATTAacgtaactttttttttgagacggagtgtcactctgtcgcctgggctggagtgcagtggcgcaatctcagctcactgcaagctccgcctcctgggttcacgccattctcctgcctcagcctcccaagtagctgggactacaggcccagctaattttttgtacttttagtagagacggggtttcaccatgttagccaggatggtcttgatctcctgacctcgtgatccgcttgcctctgcctcccaaagtattgggattacaggcttgaaccaccgcgcccggccaacctaaCTTTTCAAAAGGTTTTCAAACACATGGCctagcgcagtggctcacgcctgtaatcccagcactttgggaggccaaggtgggaggatcacttgaggcggagagtttgagaccagcctggccaatatggtgaaaccccatctctactaaaaatacaaaaattagccaggtgtggtggtgggcacctgtaatcccaactactcgggaggctgaggcatgagaatagtttgagtccgggaggtggaggttgcagtgagccgagattgcactactgcaccctagtctgggtgacagagtgagactgtcttaaaaaaaatggttttcccatcctggctaacacgttgaaaccctgtctctaataaaaatacaaaaattagccgggcatggtggcgggcgcctgtaatcccagctactcagaaggccgaggtgggagaatagcgtgaacccaggaggcagagcttgcattgagccattgcactccagcccgggtgacagagcgagactgtctccaaaaaaaaaaaaaaatggttttcaaaCACAAAGCCTCAGGTACTCAGCACCCACTCCACAGATTTTTCGTGTCCACTCCTCCTCTGAGCATCAGCTTCCTGGTCCTTCCGGAGTGTGTGTGTCTTGTTACTGCCAAGTCCTTGGCCCCTGCAGGAGTGCCTGTCCCACAGAAGGTGTCCAGCTGGCAGCTGTGAACTGCAACCCCCATGACTCCTTCCTCTCCGCACTAACACTCTGCCTCTTTTTCTTACCAGAACGAGAGGAGCTAAAGGCCTTGAGCTGCCTGCGCTGTGGCAAACAGTTCACAGTGGCCTGGAAGCTGCTGCGTCACGCCCAGTGGGACCATGGACTGTCCATCTACCAGACAGAATCAGAGGCCCCAGAGGCCCCGCTCCTGGGCCTGGCCGAGGTGGCTGCAGCCGTGTCGGCAGTGGTGGGGCCAGCAGCTGAGGCCAAGAGCCCCCGTGCAAGTGGCAGCGGCCTCACCCGGCGGAGCCCCACCTGTCCCGTGTGCAAGAAGACCCTCAGCTCCTTCAGCAACCTCAAGGTGCACATGCGCTCGCACACAGGCGAGCGGCCCTATGCATGCGACCAGTGTCCCTATGCCTGCGCCCAAAGCAGCAAGCTCAACCGCCACAAGAAGACCCACCGGCAGGTGCCGCCCCAGAGTCCCATCATGGCCGACACCAGCCAGGAGCAGGCCTCTGCGGCCCCTCCGGAGCCGGCTGCCCATGCCGCTGCCCCCGCCAGCACCCTCCCATGCAGCGGTGGTGAGGGGGCTGGAGCCGCCGCCACAGCAGGTGTCCAAGAACCCGGGGCTCCTGGCAGTGGGGCTCAAGCCGGCCCTGGTGGAGACACTTGGGGAGCCATCACCGCAGAACAGAGAACTGACCCTGCAAACAGCCAGAAGGCATCACCCAAAAAGATGCCCAAGTCAGGGGGCAAGAGCCGTGGGCCCGGGGGCAGCTGCGAGTTCTGTGGGAAGCATTTTACCAACAGCAGCAACCTGACGGTGCATCGGCGCTCGCACACCGGGGAGCGCCCCTACACCTGTGAGCTCTGCAACTACGCCTGCGCCCAGAGCAGCAAGCTCAACCGCCACCGCCGCATGCACGGCATGACGCCTGGCAGCACCCGCTTCGAGTGCCCTCACTGCCATGTGCCCTTCGGCCTGCGAGCCACCCTGGACAAACACCTCCGGCAGAAGCACCCTGAGGCAGCCGGGgaggcctgagcccaggaaaggCCGCCACTGTCCCTGGCACCGCCACCAACACCTGTTGACCTCCTCGTTTTTGCCCCCTTTTCCAAGtaaatttccccttttatttACACCCGTTTGGACTCTGGCTTTCTTGGGGTGCTGAGGTGGGGCAGGAGGCTTCCCCTCCTTGGGGTGGACGGCTGGACAGACCGGTTTGGAGTGAGGGGGTGAGGGAACGGCCAGCCCCCAGTGCCTGCGGCGCCGCAGGATTGGCACAGAAAGCCGCACTCCCAGTTCCTGGTGCGGGCGAGGCCAGGGCAGGGGCCAAGGCGAGGGTGGGGAGAGGCCTGGACCTGTCGCCAGAGGCCCCAGGCAAAGGGGCCCATGTGGGACATGCTGGGCCGACACCCTGTGTCCACACCTGCGGGCAGGTCTGGGCCCTCTCCCTTGGGACTGTGCCCTGGCCTGAGCAGGCCTCACTGAGCCATGGCAGGTTCTGATGAACAGGGGCCTGCCACTTAGCCATCAGATGTGGGCAAGATGTGCCACATAGGAAGCAATGGCACCTGGCCGGTAAACCCAAGCGCCCTCCCAGCTGGCTCTGCTGGCCAGTGGGCCCTGGGGTGGGAGAGCCCTGCACCAACCACACAGATGACACTGAGGCAGGTGACAGGAATTAAATAACTTTTGACTTTATTTCACTAGAGATAAAACCAGCAGCATCACAGCTTAAGCCCCTTACCCCACCC contains:
- the ZNF296 gene encoding zinc finger protein 296 yields the protein MSRRKAGSAPRRVEPAPAANPDDEMEMQDLVIELKPEPDARSQQAPRLGSFSPKEVSSEGRFGGEPHHSSGPMPAGAALLALGARNPWTLWTPLTPNLPDRQPWTDKHPDLLTCGRCLQTFPLEAITAFMDHKKLGCQLFRGPSRGQGSEREELKALSCLRCGKQFTVAWKLLRHAQWDHGLSIYQTESEAPEAPLLGLAEVAAAVSAVVGPAAEAKSPRASGSGLTRRSPTCPVCKKTLSSFSNLKVHMRSHTGERPYACDQCPYACAQSSKLNRHKKTHRQVPPQSPIMADTSQEQASAAPPEPAAHAAAPASTLPCSGGEGAGAAATAGVQEPGAPGSGAQAGPGGDTWGAITAEQRTDPANSQKASPKKMPKSGGKSRGPGGSCEFCGKHFTNSSNLTVHRRSHTGERPYTCELCNYACAQSSKLNRHRRMHGMTPGSTRFECPHCHVPFGLRATLDKHLRQKHPEAAGEA